One Triticum dicoccoides isolate Atlit2015 ecotype Zavitan chromosome 5B, WEW_v2.0, whole genome shotgun sequence genomic window carries:
- the LOC119306401 gene encoding non-specific lipid-transfer protein 2-like — protein MAARARAVAAMSSSSSVLLAAAVALALLVASASAQSGCTSALIGLYPCMNYISGSGTAPTKSCCSQLASVVQSQLQCLCSALGGDSSSLGGITINKTRALELPNACNVQTPPASKCNGAGGGSAPGASANTPTTPAVETPAGLGSKTTPSAYLQGSGGSSLHGPAGMVLALAVAAVYAVSAVRASRLLDWSACLPVIQKYVFFYL, from the exons ATGGCGGCAAGAGCGAGAGCGGTGGCCGCCATGTCCAGCAGCAGCAGCGTCCTCCTGGCTGCGGCGGTGGCACTGGCACTGCTGGTGGCGTCGGCGTCGGCGCAGTCCGGGTGCACCTCTGCGCTGATCGGCCTGTACCCATGCATGAACTACATCAGCGGCAGCGGCACGGCCCCGACCAAGTCTTGCTGCTCGCAGCTCGCCTCCGTGGTGCAGTCCCAGCTGCAGTGCCTTTGCAGCGCGCTCGGCGGTGACTCGTCGTCGCTCGGTGGCATCACCATCAACAAGACCCGCGCGCTCGAGCTCCCCAATGCCTGCAACGTGCAGACCCCGCCGGCGAGCAAGTGCAACGGCG CTGGTGGTGGCAGTGCTCCTGGTGCCAGTGCCAACACGCCGACCACCCCGGCCGTAGAGACACCGGCCGGCTTGGGATCGAAGACGACGCCGTCGGCGTATCTGCAGGGGAGCGGCGGCTCGTCGCTCCATGGCCCGGCGGGTATGGTGTTGGCGCTCGCGGTCGCTGCGGTGTACGCCGTGTCGGCCGTGCGAGCGTCTCGGCTACTGGACTGGAGCGCTTGCTTGCCGGTGATTCAGAAATATGTTTTTTTTTATTTGTGA